AAGGAATAAAGAGTATAccttgaaaataatttctacaGCTAAGAAATGTCCAATGagggaaatttttaaatttgaggAATTTGATAGATAGtcaaatttagtgattttgggcTGTTTCCGGCAGCGTTTAATGATTGGAGAATGCAGTTCGGAAAATAAGAATACCATATTTAAGACTTTATTTTCTAATGGGAAATTTTGTATGGAGAATGCAGGCTAAGAactcataatatttattttactttttaattttttggagaaatttaaaatattacatgatttacatacatacatacatatatcgatcgAATCTAAACAACATATTTGTTCGTTTATGCAATTTTCAAGCCCGATTAAAACTTAGTTTCCTTTACCTAAAAATATCCCTTTCGCGAATGCATTTTAGGAAactttatgttaaatttttgcaaatatgttaCTCGGCTTTACATTACGCAAACTTTTAATGTAAAGCAAGAACCACATTAACCCATAACAAGTATTTTCTAAAAAGTTATGTTCAAATTGCTTCACCATgtttaaaattaagttatttttacttcaaaaatactAGAAATTTGCACTTGatgtaaaaaatcgaaatttaagctaattttgaaacttttttcaaaggGAAATTATGTAATTAGCTTATTTTTTGCtaagaatataaaaagataactttatatttaagaaagtaaattctataaaaatttcccaaaaggaaatttatttgtttacgaaaaacaattttaattaccttaaatttaatttttatttgagaaactagcttctacaaaaatttcccaaaaagggaaatttattttattgtgggAAAAATATATTGTAACTAGAATGTAacgaaattagtttttatttaacaaagttACCTCTATAAAAATATCCCTAAAGGGAAATTTTgcgtatataattattttttacaaaaaaaagactAATAAAACTTGCTTTTGAgtaaaaaaggttttttgtttCTCTTTCATGTCCCTTCTTCACTTACAGAACCTTACAACGTATTTGTAattcaataattataatttcccTTATTTGGAAAAGTTTATAATATGACTTAAGAAGTCAGCGTCAAGTTTTCTGCGCACACAACAGTTTTGCCTACTTTAGGGCACTTCACATAGTTTTCGCCACGTTTCAGCCTGTTGTAACACTTCACACAAAACTTTTGTCgctattaaattttgaaataaatgcgtacaaatttaatttgacggcaaatataaaaaaaagaagaaatttgcaaaatacacgaaaaaagtTCTAGCAAGAAAATGTGAATGGAGGTGTTTACAAAGCgggaacaaaaaccaaaatatcaAAAGTTATGAGTAAAAAGGTGGTGTGGGCCTATTTTCGGCAAAGCCAAACGCTGTGAAACTATATAGgcgcaacatttttttaaggaCCTCAGCTAAATCCCACAAGTTATTAGTTAAAgtacaataaattttaagctGACCAACAACGGCACACGCAAGCGGAAGTGAAAAGTTTTTGGGGATATTGAGAAAAAACGCTGCTGCGACGCAACGCAATGCCGCAAAAGTGTCAAAAACTTTAAATGACCTCGAAGCTATTTGTGTGTCAGGGGAGGAGGTGGCTGACTTGGAGGCTGTGGCCGATGCAAAGAAATAGAAATTTGTGTAAATgctgtgcaaaaaaaaagataatacaAAGCGTTTTTTGCATTGTGcgagtatttgaaaaaaaacgtgGAGCAAATTTACATTGCCTACTTTTGTGcgccaaacaaaattttcataacaATTCCTCGCTAGGCAAATGGAAAATGTCGCAAAAAGTGACACAATTTATTTTGTGTAGTTTTCcgatacttttttgttattgttgtgttttttttaacaaatttgtatcCGGcaatgttacaaaaaaaaaaaaagaaaaacaactaCTTTGCTAATAATACCACAATTGTGTGCAATTTACGCCGAAAAGTCAAAACAAttggaaaagaaaaatttcccTTACACAAACGCACATCACAACACAGCTGATTATATACCGTTGTGCTGACGACGGCGCAACTTTTGGTTTGGGGCACAGCAGTAACACATTACCCTAGTTAGCTGCGGCTGCAGGCGTTTATGGGCGATCCTTTTGCGGCAGCACAGCTACTTAGCAGTCCAAGGCACTCTTCTGCTCTGctactttttgcatttttctgaattttttccaaGCTTTTGTTTCTTAACCACATTTCTTTTGTgctatttttcagtttttcctaAGCGCTATCGCACAAACTTGAACCTAATTGAAGCGTAGACGCTTACTTAGTGCTAAAGAtatgcgcgcacacacactcagggacgcgtatgtatgtgtgtgtggtgggctagaaatttaaataaatgtcgGTTGGTATATAAGTCAGCACATAGCATGCGCCGCTAGCGCCAGAAACATATTTTACCCCCTTTAACTGCTCCAGCAACTACTTATCGCTTCGCCCTTAAGGGGCTCCCTGATGTATGCAACCCTTTTTTAGTTCGTTAGTTTGgtgttttatgtttttgaatTCTTTTGCGTTTTGGGGTTTCATCACTCGCCATTTGTGCCAGCGTTCTGATTTCTAACTAGACTCCTTTCTTCAgcttcgttttttttattattttgtttgatatttttattttcattcgctTGTTGGCCGCATTGATTGCCGACATGTGGCCTGGCTGATAGGATTTCCCCGACAGAGTGTGTGGCGTTGAAATACAGCGAAATTGCTTTGGCTTGGCGCACATAAACCAGGGAGTTCTAGTGAATCGTCGGTTAGTTTGTTTTAGCATTCCAAGAGTTTTTCTCTAACAAATATTTCagttcaattttcttttttgttgttgaacgGATTGTAAATTCCAGTTTTGGTTTATTAAACTTAAGGCATTTTTTGCCGATTACTTTCGTTTGGACGCACAGGAATGTAACTTACAAGTTAAAGAGTTAACTTTCTGAAGTAAATACTATTCAGAAAGTAATGTATAGCTATGTAGTAAGCAAAAAAAGTGATGTATGCGTACGAATACAGCTAATATGCTTAAAACAGGGAATTTATTGTTAACACCAAgaagatttttgtttaaatcatTTTGACCAAGaaactgaaaatatatgtacatatgtacgtatgtatgtatgtatctgtaaACGCCAAGTAATTTCTAGTTTACACAACGTTTCAGTTAAATTCTttttgtgaaaacaaaaaatacttcattttattaatttagtagcaaaaagaaaaatgtcCCAAAAATTACCTTAgtaagaaattttgtaaaagcttaTATATGAAGCAGAAATACttcattttatcatttaattcagcaaaactaaaaatttcccaaaatatTTCCCTAGTAGGATATTTTAGAAAAGCTTATATCTGCAGCCGAAATGCACAACTATGCTATAATAAGCTAATTTAAGCTCATTTAGCATAAATTTCCCCACagggaaattttataaaaactacaaTCTAACATTTAAACGTTTAAAGTACATATCTAAATACGTTCGACGCATATTTTTGACTTACAAAGTGctttggtatttttatttttttttattttggcaaGACACACATGCTACGAATATTTATTTCCTCACTGAAACTGCTACTTGTACCCAAAATTCTAAGTAAAAAGCCATTTGCCTATGCAAAAGTATGCAAAGTTCcatacaattcaaaaatattcacctttcTCAGCATATCCTCCAGCGATTCCATGTCGAGTCCTGcataattgttattaaattgaCTGGAACAATTCGATGAAGTGCTCGTGTAACGCTTACGCCTGCCCATAGCCGGCGAATTGACCAACGAACTGGGTCCACTCGAGCCAACACCGCTCACCAGCAGCGGATAGAGTGTGTGATGCAGCGCCTGTTGCGGTGGCGTTGGTGTGCTGCTGCCGCTCAAGCTGCAGCCACTTAAATTGCAACACACGCCTGTCATACCGCCGCCACCAGCCGCAcattgcttcaaattaacaaTGGCTGGATGCTGATGCAGCGTGTGTAATGTATGCGCGTGACCGCTGTTgtgatggtgatgatgatgatgctgaTGCTGCAGATGTTGATTGTTGTGGTGGTGAAAGAGCGCGGCATTGACACCGCTGCCGACACCGCCACCAAGCATCAGCTTTGATGGTGAAGCGCCGGCCGAAGAGCAATTCGAATTGGGCGTTTGACCACTATTGGCGGTTGTGGAGGCAGCGCTGCTGGTGTTTGTTGGCAACAAGCTGTGCAGCTGCTGCTTATGGTTGTTGGTTGTTGTGGTGTCAATGTCTAGCGTGGCGTGTAGGCCAGAGCCACTTGGCATTGGTGGCGACATACTGTTTTTGCGTAAGTGCTGCTGTTGCACCTCCAATTGCGCCGGTGTGGCATCAACAAGCATTACATTAGCATCCATTTTTGGtggttttattatatttttcacttaaattttctggtaattgtattttttgcaCTATAAAACCACTTCTTAACACGATTCTTTTGAGAAAATATAACTTCACTTTAAAATCATTGCATAATTGCAGGCGCTACTGCTGCATCTTTacacatacaattttatttaacgcATTGTTTATCATATTTATTAAATCAGTGACATCGGagcatacatgtacatacatatgtatgctagtttcatcattcatattTCGTAAAGAGCTGAAGCATattttcaggctgacattgcTATTTCAATTTGTATAGCATTGTTCGCactattgaaattatttttcaacttaTCTGCTTTACTTTCATGCACAAACTTGTTTTCGGAAAAATAACCtgcgaaataaaaatttattgcatactttttggcgcACACTTTTGTTGTGTTTGAAAGGCTCTTTGTTTGGCCATTTGGTGTGGCTGATATAAACTTTTAACTATGATTGCATAAATTtcgtattaaatatatataaaattttacatttttggtttttaaaattatgaaacttttGATAAACTACgaatattttgaagtgaaaTGTTAAAATTGAACGAGAGTGTCCAGCACATACCAAAACATGCTTTTACCACCACGCTTcatacaacaaaattaaaaacatatatattgcatacttttaggtgttCTCAGTTCTGTTTGAAATGCCATTTTTCGTTTGCTACTGTTAAGAATTGAACGTCTCCAGAGCCGGATATTATAAAAACTACAAACTATGCTCATCTTACTATTGtgtataaaactaaaaattaaatttaaaaattttgcataattttagggGTGCTCTGTTCTGTATCCAAAGAGATTCATTCCATTTAAAGCgaattttattcatatatttacttggtttaaaatttataaaaatttatttaagaaatttttgcaaataaaggatgtttattgcatatttttaggcgctaTGATATTTCTTTGACTCGTGCAGCTTCCCTTGGATATTTCTTGGCTTAAAGGTGACACTAATTTTCTcgaatatatcaaaatatatagaaatatattatactttAGAGTGACTAAATGGAATAATTGCATACTTTCAGATGCAGaagtgtaatattttttatttaatatgtatgagtaatatttaatcattaaaaaattttactgcaaCACTATTTAtcagacaaaaatttaaattgtaaaattaaaattcccgTCTTCTGATTACTTTcattatttgaattaatatttttgtttgcctacaattaggccttaaaaaagaagatattaaatatttttttaattgcttcacTATAAATTAGATATTCAAGTAAAAGTTCTGAAGCGAAcgctattttaattttatgcggCTTTGTTCAAGGAGGAAAACAAAGCAAGCGATAAAAAATACAGTGCAAAAACATCacatggaaaattatttttttttgtggataaataatatgaaaacatGATAATTAACTAAGCAGGTGTGTGTAACGCGGTTTCCTTTGTTTAACAGTtacttttatgaatttttcatttactaatttaattattttactttaatactgttaaatttttttttatttttcttattattcacttcatatattttatttttctgaggTTATGTCTCGCAAAACATTTGCGCCTTTCAAAGAAAACGTGGAAATTTTAACCGCACAAAAAATTGCAACTGACCGAGCTGAAGCGGTCAGCTAACGTACACCAACAAGCAGTAACGGTATAATGAGTAGACTGCGGCGACATTTCCACAATGAGTaagtgtgtgcatatgtgtgcataAAAACTACAGCGCTAGCTGAACTGTCTAAAGCTCACTGTATTTTATAACTCTAGTGAATTATGGTTGGAtaaacagcacacacacacacaagcatagtCACATTTGACAGTCACCGGATGAGCCAACTGGTTGCGTCGGATCGGTTGGTGACCCGAGTTTGCCAGCGTCAGCAAAACCACAACCCGCACTCGAGTCACATGGGTTCAGCGTACTCAGACTACACGCCGGCCAGTGAGGGCCAGTTGTTGGACAACAAACAATGCGAGTGTGGcactaaaacacacacataaatatataagcacgtatgtatgtgtgcattgcAAGCCGAGTGGTGTGGGCGGCGTGAAGCCTAACCGGTGCGGGCATTCTGTACACCACAAACAAGTGGCTGCTGCCTTGAAACTATAACATAACTGTGTAGAAAAACTAACGGCATTTGAGTGTGAACATATGCACAAgcagaaattatatttttaccagCTCTTAAGCTtgatgcatatttttttaatattaattttaaattattaaatctgtcaatttttttaaatttcttttcaaacattttttttaattctttttcaattttttttttaaatttttttaaattaattttttcaaaaatttcttaaatatttttttttaattaacatttttttcctttaattttctcTTCTTTATCCCGGGGACGGAGTAGCGAGAGTAGAGCGCTTTCGCTTTTGAAactgatatttaaatttttttcaaatatcttttttttaattttaaattaaaaatttttttaatatttttaaaattcatttttatgctattatttttaaataatttttcctttaattttctctgttttttctaaattttttctaatttttttaaatttttaatatttttttaattttttaattttttaaatcttttatttatttaaaatttcttttaatatttttatacagtttttgctattattttttaataaaaaaatgtttctttaattttctctGTTTTTTCCCTAACACACCCTAAGTACGCTTTCGTTTTTGAAgctagtattttaatttttctttcaattttttttcaaatttttttaaaacttttttctaaatttatttaaattttttaaaatttttttctaaatttacttaatttttttttttaaattgtattcaatatttttttattaatttcacgtTCTCTATCTTTCTTTTTAAACACTCTACACTCTCTTTCGCTTTTGAATCtgatttgtatgaaattttatgtttttttttttaagtttttgtgctCTTGCTCCACTTTCTGTTGcactttttgttttgcttgtcCTCCACTATAATcgaatttatttgttattgcacTTGCTTGCGCTTGTTCGCTTACAAAAGTCTTCTCGTCGCTTTTACGCCTCACTAGCGACACTGACATTGACACGTTTGCCCGCCTATAAGTATGCAACAATGCAGACTAGTTTGCGTGTGTTTGctatttattgttgctgttgttgttgttttcgctaCTTTGTTGCTTGCAATTGAGTTATTTATGTGCAGCAATTGAATTTATTGTGGTTTCTGgtgtgaaaacaaaaatattgtataagtaaatttatttatttgccgcAGACGGCGACCAGACAGGCTTAATAATTGCAAGCATACTTTTGGGATTATAACACACAAGAGTGTGGGAAAGTTTTGTTTGCATGTCACGCCAGAGTTATTTAAAGTAGTTTTATAGATATggctccaatctttaaaataaaaattctgtacaaatttcagtgaaaatttaaaatttttatttcaatcgcatttttgatttaatttcaaaaaattataattttcatttcttttgaaaaaattttatttttctaattttttcatttttaaaaattaagttgctttccgaaacttaaaaaataaaatatttcattgaaaatttaaaaattttaatttatttttaattttgtaacccaagtgtaaattaaaaaaaaattaaataaatcatttatttttattacagctctttgtaaaaatttaaaattttgttatgagaaaacctattttttttttaattctgaaatttttcaaaaaacttccagcaacaattttaattcaaatattataaaattcggTAAACATGACTAAAtacagtttaaatttttttttaaatgtcaaa
The DNA window shown above is from Bactrocera tryoni isolate S06 chromosome 4, CSIRO_BtryS06_freeze2, whole genome shotgun sequence and carries:
- the LOC120774686 gene encoding uncharacterized protein CG43867-like, whose amino-acid sequence is MDANVMLVDATPAQLEVQQQHLRKNSMSPPMPSGSGLHATLDIDTTTTNNHKQQLHSLLPTNTSSAASTTANSGQTPNSNCSSAGASPSKLMLGGGVGSGVNAALFHHHNNQHLQHQHHHHHHHNSGHAHTLHTLHQHPAIVNLKQCAAGGGGMTGVCCNLSGCSLSGSSTPTPPQQALHHTLYPLLVSGVGSSGPSSLVNSPAMGRRKRYTSTSSNCSSQFNNNYAGLDMESLEDMLRKVNIFELYGTLHTFA